Part of the Catalinimonas alkaloidigena genome is shown below.
ATACTTCATCTTCATAAAATTTGAATGTGTAATAGGTAAACGAAGCTGTCATACCTTAATTTTACGCAAGATCCCTTACCCTGATATTTGTTCCGGGCAATAACTCGCGTAATGAACAGTGAGAAAAGATATGCGTGTGTTATACGCGGGGAGGATGGAAAAATAGCTCAGCTATAGGAGTAGCATGCAGGTTTTCCTGAAAAGCAGAAAATATAATAGCCGGAGATTCAGGCGTTAAGAAGGTGTTTTCCCAATAAGAAGGGATAAAGAAAACCGCAAATACCACATGTGATAGCTGGTTTTGCTCCTGCTGGTCTTCCGCCTGTTTGAGCTTATCCTTAAGAAAACAAGTACCACGACAAACGGTGATCTCCTTTTCTCTTTCTATGCAAAGAAACTCAGCGATGTAGTCCCTGTTCAGCTCAAAGCTCAGCTGCACCGCACTCAACGACATCGCATTGAGGGCAATAATCCAGACAAGGCCTAATGACAGGAATCTTTGCATGGGTATAAATGTAGAAGAGGAAAGGCATATTTGCAACAAAATTGCAGTTTCACTCAAAAAAATAAAGCCCTCAGCGCCAAATAAGACACTAAGGGCTTTATAAGAACTAACAGCTTTAGACGATTCTATTCAATTTCCGGTACCAGGCTGTCATCGATAAACAGCTTGTTCTTTTTAATTTTTAGAGGGTTTCCCAGCTCCTGATAAGGCTTGAAACTTTCCCTGCTTTTCAGTCTGGCACTCAAGCCTCCTGAGATCAGGTCCAGCGCGGTAGCCAGCAGTGGATCGCTTTCATCACCGAAGGGTTTGGCATCCAGCAGATTGTCCTCTACCGGATAGTCGGGCGTAAGCCCTTCACTAAAATCTGTTACACCTTCGGCATTGGTATATTTAAGTACAATCGGCATGATCGCCCAGTCATGACGGGCAGGCTCTGCTAAATCAGGGATCACCCACGAGCCATAATATTTACCCACTGTATGCTCACCTATCATCACCACATCCATATAAGGCTTGAGGCCGTTGATCAGCAGCTCACTGGCAGAAGCGGTTCCGCTCCCGGTCAAAAAGTATATACGGCTCAGGTTCAGGTTATGACCATTGGAGACAAACTTGCTGACCAGATTTTCAGAATCATCGCCTTCGTAAGCTACAATTGATGATTCCAGCAAAGTATTATAGTCAAATTTGACCAGCACTTCTTCGCTGTTAACGACATTTACCGGCGCCAGGGCGCTGGCAAAATACTGCGCGGTATATATCTCTCCTCCCGGATTATAGCGAAGATCAATAATTACCTCCCTTACATTTGCCTGGGCAAATTCGTCCAGCGTACTGCCCAGATTGTTTAACCACTCTTCATTCTCTCCGGAAATAAATTCGGTATATACCATATAGCCCACTTTCTTGCCGGCAGCGGTTTTCACTTCTTTGTACAGGACAGGATCGGTCTCAATCACCTCCGCAAATAATGAAATGGTCTGGTCTGTGGGGTTGATGCCTTCTGCCTCATCATATGCTGCAAGCGTAACCATATACTGGCTTTGGCCGTAAAGCTCATAGTAATTCTCAGTATTTAATGTTTCTCCATCAATAGCCAGAATGATATCGCCTCTCTCCAGACCGGCACGATCTGCCGGTGAGTCAGGGTAAACATATTCTACCACGATAAACACTTCATTGGAAGCAGACAGTAATCCAAAGGCAGGGGAATAGCCCATACTGCTGTACACGCCGCTGAACTCTTCCATCAGCCCTTCGTAATCATCAGTGATATAAGAAAACTCATCTGCATCATTAATGAGAGAGTAGAAGTAATCTTCAGGCTCTTCACCGGAGGAATCAGGAAGGCTCACCTCCTCATTCCAGTAGTAGTAGGAGCTCATCACTTCGTAGATCCAGTTGTTCAGCAGATCGTTCTGTGCGTTGTCTGCCGTATGATCCCCGCTGACGTCATCAGTCGTTAGCGGAGACACAATGTCTTCATCCTGCTTGCAGGCAGGAAGAAGCAAAATTATAAAGCTTAGTGAAGCTAAGAATATCCATACGCTCTTTTTCATGCTCATTGGGTTTGAGAGATTACATCATTAGTCTCTACAGGCTTACTTAATCTTCCTCATCATACTCAGCGGTAGGGTCAAATTTCCATAGGTCGTCAAAACGGGACTGACCGTTTCTTCCGGTAGCCACATAGGCCACAGCCTCTCCTTCTCCTGTAGTCAGTACAAAAGCAACGGCTTCTTCTCTGGAGGCTCCTTCCATACTCGTCATTTGTGCCCAGGTGTCAGTCACCGGACTATATTCCCAGGTATCTCTCACCGCAGAACCTGTAGAGCCGGTGGTGACATAGCCCTTACCGTTAATCGCAAAGCTTACCGCATTCTCTCGGGCAATGGGATCATCTTCTTCGTCCAGGTCCAGCATGGCGGTCCAACGGATGTCAATGGGGTCAAACTGCCAGAAGCCCTGCTCATACAGACCGTTGTTTCTTCCCCCTCCGATATAGGCCATGCCGTCAATGACGAAGGCAAAAGCATCTACCCTTTTGGAACCACTAAACGGAATCTGTGTCCAGTTACCGGAAGCAGGGTCGTATTCCCAGAAATCTTTCAGGTCATTGTCGCCATTGTTGCCTGTCCCCACATAGCCTTTGCCATCAATGCTGAAAGCCACAGCACCAATTCTGGCATCTCCGGGAAAATCTTCTTTCTGTGTCCAACTGTCAGCAGCAGGATCATACTCCCAGAAGTCTTTGAGTTCATTTTGTCCGTCATAACCGCTAGTCACATAGCCTTTGCCATTGACAGCAAATGCAACCGCGGCATTGCGGGCATTGCCGGGAAAACTAGCCCGCTGTACCCAGAAATTTCTCTCTTCATCATATTCCCAGAAATCATTCAGGCGGTCGCTTCCATCATAGCCCAGTCCGACATAGGCACGTGAACCAATGGAGAAGGAAACCGCTCCGCTGCGGGAAGGCCCGTCAAAGTCAGCCACTTCTATCCAGTTGCCTTCAATGTCTGCTTCATCTTCATCATCTGTTGTACAGGCAGACAGGCTTAATGTGATTACTAGCAAGAGTAGTAAGTATTTATTATTCATAGTAATTAATAATTAGTGCTGTTTAATTGTGTATATGAAATCTCTAATCTGGTAATATATTCTTCGTGCTGACTACTGCCCAGATATAGCCGGCTTACACTTTTGTTGTAAGAAGGAACGGTCAGCAGCAGAAAATCTTCGCTGATGGCATCGTTTAGTAGCTTCTCAGTGACATAATCTGTAATGTCAAAGCGATACCGGGTTTTCGCGATCATACTCATCATCCAGCTCTAACAGAGTAGTCCAGACCTGGGTAGACGTGCTGGTAGTACCATATGACAGCAGCGGAATAATTTCATTGTTATGATTGGCAGAAAGAAGGATCAGGCTGTCGGGCAGTGGAAGTTCCTGTGCGTGATTGACCACGGGCTGAATCACTAACTCTGCTTGGGTAACATACATGTATTCTCCCAGCTCAGGAAAATCTTCCAGATGAGGAATGCTCAGCTTAGTCATGATACCCGTGCCTCCCTGGGCATAAGTTTGCATCTGTGTACTACTGTCTGCCAGGGGATTCCTAACATCCTGAAGAACGGACAAGCGTGTAGCCGAGCGGTTGGCAGCAATATGGTTGAATTGCAAGCTGGTATT
Proteins encoded:
- a CDS encoding S41 family peptidase; the protein is MKKSVWIFLASLSFIILLLPACKQDEDIVSPLTTDDVSGDHTADNAQNDLLNNWIYEVMSSYYYWNEEVSLPDSSGEEPEDYFYSLINDADEFSYITDDYEGLMEEFSGVYSSMGYSPAFGLLSASNEVFIVVEYVYPDSPADRAGLERGDIILAIDGETLNTENYYELYGQSQYMVTLAAYDEAEGINPTDQTISLFAEVIETDPVLYKEVKTAAGKKVGYMVYTEFISGENEEWLNNLGSTLDEFAQANVREVIIDLRYNPGGEIYTAQYFASALAPVNVVNSEEVLVKFDYNTLLESSIVAYEGDDSENLVSKFVSNGHNLNLSRIYFLTGSGTASASELLINGLKPYMDVVMIGEHTVGKYYGSWVIPDLAEPARHDWAIMPIVLKYTNAEGVTDFSEGLTPDYPVEDNLLDAKPFGDESDPLLATALDLISGGLSARLKSRESFKPYQELGNPLKIKKNKLFIDDSLVPEIE
- a CDS encoding Kelch repeat-containing protein; protein product: MNNKYLLLLLVITLSLSACTTDDEDEADIEGNWIEVADFDGPSRSGAVSFSIGSRAYVGLGYDGSDRLNDFWEYDEERNFWVQRASFPGNARNAAVAFAVNGKGYVTSGYDGQNELKDFWEYDPAADSWTQKEDFPGDARIGAVAFSIDGKGYVGTGNNGDNDLKDFWEYDPASGNWTQIPFSGSKRVDAFAFVIDGMAYIGGGRNNGLYEQGFWQFDPIDIRWTAMLDLDEEDDPIARENAVSFAINGKGYVTTGSTGSAVRDTWEYSPVTDTWAQMTSMEGASREEAVAFVLTTGEGEAVAYVATGRNGQSRFDDLWKFDPTAEYDEED